From the genome of Winogradskyella forsetii, one region includes:
- a CDS encoding GNAT family N-acetyltransferase, with protein MNAPTLENNRVKLEPLNLNNYELLESVALEENLLAYSPSDISAPEKLKAYVQVAVEGLNYKVTIPFIIYDKQKQAYAGSTRFGLINWKNKVLHIGWTWIGHQFQGTGLNANMKFLMLQYAFETLEFEKVEFRIDERNHKSRKAVEKLGAKLEGILRQDVLMKDGFRRSTCCYGILRTEWADLKTTIFEDCL; from the coding sequence ATGAACGCACCAACCTTAGAAAACAATAGAGTAAAACTTGAGCCACTAAACCTCAATAATTATGAACTCTTGGAATCAGTAGCCCTAGAAGAAAATCTTTTGGCCTACTCACCTTCCGATATTTCGGCTCCTGAAAAATTGAAAGCCTATGTACAAGTAGCCGTTGAAGGGCTTAATTATAAAGTGACAATTCCATTTATAATTTACGATAAACAAAAACAAGCCTATGCTGGCTCAACACGTTTTGGTTTAATCAACTGGAAAAACAAAGTCCTGCATATTGGTTGGACATGGATTGGACACCAATTTCAAGGTACAGGACTCAATGCCAACATGAAATTTTTAATGCTTCAATATGCTTTTGAAACATTAGAGTTTGAAAAGGTAGAGTTTAGAATAGATGAACGTAATCACAAATCACGAAAAGCAGTTGAAAAATTGGGTGCCAAACTTGAAGGAATTCTGCGACAAGATGTACTCATGAAAGATGGTTTTAGACGAAGCACCTGCTGTTATGGTATTTTGAGAACAGAATGGGCCGACCTTAAAACTACGATTTTCGAAGATTGCCTTTAA
- a CDS encoding RNA polymerase sigma factor gives MDTKNIDHLFRHHSGKMVSVLTRIFGLQHLDIIEDAVQDTFIKASVSWRKEQPDYPEAWLTKAAKNRVSDIFRTLKAQKNHRPNFSQGTDAIAINELFLDSEIEDAQLRMIFTACHPKLDARDRISFALKTVSGFSIKEIGSALLTKEETIKKRLLRVRKTIKKADLKFNIPQGKNLPKRLETVMEVLYLIFNEGFHSNTKDQLIRTDLCAEAMRLGQLLLKHKQTQLPECYALFALMCFHSARLEAKLSVNNEVLDLKQQDRTLWHFPLIRLGNSMMHRAVETDDFSCYHYEAAIAAEHLKAKTFEDTDWNKILKWYSALQILQPMPSHLLTMAVIYMQINDFKTAKTYFNQLPPQDLEQRAYLFYAAKADYYAGTNQLNKALAQIDLALEMVNNNSEKAYLTAKRSTWREK, from the coding sequence ATGGACACTAAAAACATAGACCATCTGTTTCGCCATCATAGTGGAAAGATGGTCTCTGTTTTAACCCGAATTTTTGGACTGCAGCATCTGGATATTATTGAAGATGCTGTCCAAGATACGTTTATTAAAGCGAGTGTATCTTGGCGAAAAGAACAACCCGATTACCCTGAGGCTTGGCTCACAAAAGCCGCTAAAAACAGGGTTTCAGATATTTTTAGAACTTTAAAGGCTCAAAAAAATCACCGACCTAACTTCAGCCAAGGCACTGATGCCATTGCCATTAATGAGTTGTTTTTAGACTCTGAAATTGAAGATGCACAACTCCGAATGATCTTCACAGCATGTCATCCAAAATTAGATGCTCGCGATAGAATTTCATTCGCATTAAAAACCGTTTCGGGCTTTAGTATTAAGGAAATCGGATCTGCTTTATTGACCAAGGAAGAAACGATAAAAAAGCGCCTGTTACGTGTCAGAAAAACCATAAAAAAAGCCGATCTAAAATTCAATATTCCGCAAGGTAAAAACTTACCAAAACGATTGGAGACTGTGATGGAAGTGTTGTATCTCATTTTTAATGAAGGTTTTCATTCCAATACCAAAGACCAATTGATAAGAACGGATTTATGTGCAGAGGCCATGCGTTTAGGTCAATTATTACTAAAACATAAACAAACCCAATTACCAGAATGTTATGCACTTTTCGCGTTGATGTGTTTTCATTCGGCAAGATTGGAAGCAAAACTGAGCGTGAACAATGAGGTTTTGGATCTAAAACAGCAAGATAGAACCTTATGGCATTTTCCTTTGATACGGTTGGGAAATTCCATGATGCATAGAGCTGTCGAAACCGATGATTTTTCATGTTATCATTATGAAGCTGCTATTGCAGCCGAACATTTAAAAGCAAAAACGTTTGAAGATACGGATTGGAATAAAATTTTAAAATGGTACAGTGCCTTACAAATTTTACAACCAATGCCGTCACATTTGTTAACCATGGCAGTAATCTACATGCAAATCAATGATTTTAAAACCGCAAAAACCTATTTCAACCAACTGCCACCGCAAGATTTAGAGCAACGTGCTTATTTGTTTTATGCAGCAAAAGCGGATTACTACGCAGGAACCAATCAACTGAATAAAGCATTAGCGCAAATTGACTTGGCTTTGGAAATGGTTAACAATAATTCAGAAAAAGCGTATTTGACGGCAAAGCGATCTACTTGGAGGGAAAAGTAA
- a CDS encoding VOC family protein encodes MKLKPKSIRPFIGAKDYAISRQFYQDLGFEEVVVSPNMSVFRTGEFAFYLQDAYVKDWVDNTMVFLEVDNVENHLENLKKSGITEKYDTLRCSEVVYNDWGNEFFLHDPSGVLWHIGAFNIVAE; translated from the coding sequence ATGAAACTAAAACCAAAATCCATCCGGCCATTTATAGGTGCAAAAGACTATGCGATTTCAAGACAATTCTATCAAGATTTAGGATTTGAGGAAGTTGTTGTTTCACCTAATATGTCAGTATTCAGAACTGGAGAATTCGCGTTCTATTTACAGGATGCCTACGTCAAAGATTGGGTCGATAATACCATGGTTTTTCTTGAAGTGGACAACGTTGAAAACCATTTAGAAAATCTAAAGAAAAGTGGCATTACTGAAAAGTATGATACTTTGAGATGTTCAGAGGTTGTTTATAATGATTGGGGCAATGAGTTTTTTTTGCACGATCCATCTGGAGTCCTTTGGCATATTGGAGCATTTAACATTGTAGCTGAATAA
- a CDS encoding chorismate-binding protein — MHKDSFFEALETQYAKQLPFVVYSRPINSKIQCWLQKDDVLHKTETFTESGFVFAPFNLNEKSILFPKEACLYSEIDIKTLETEVVEPTKIFQNETEKLQHINLVSEGIKRIKNSNLEKVVLSRCETKPVQSNSPITIFKRLFNTYKNAMVYCWYHPKVGLWIGATPELLFKVEGKQLTTISLAGTQPYRRISKPTWTHKEFEEQQIVTNYITEQIKPYTKQINVSDVETVRAGSLLHLKTRVISLIKDNSELKSIIEALHPTPAVCGFPKAEAKAFILQHESYNREYYTGFLGELNLTQVKTRNNNRRNVENNAYSVVKTQSNFYVNLRCMQLKDNTANIYVGGGITKDSNPEREWEETVNKSATINAVLS; from the coding sequence ATGCACAAAGATTCATTTTTTGAAGCTTTAGAAACCCAATATGCCAAACAATTGCCTTTTGTAGTTTATAGTAGGCCTATAAATTCTAAAATCCAATGTTGGCTGCAGAAAGACGATGTCTTACATAAAACAGAAACTTTTACCGAAAGTGGTTTTGTGTTTGCTCCATTTAATCTTAACGAAAAAAGTATACTATTCCCAAAAGAAGCTTGTTTGTATTCTGAAATTGATATTAAAACCTTAGAGACTGAAGTTGTTGAACCAACCAAGATTTTTCAGAATGAAACCGAAAAACTTCAGCATATTAATTTAGTTTCCGAAGGTATAAAACGCATCAAAAATAGCAATTTGGAAAAAGTAGTGCTATCCAGATGTGAAACAAAGCCCGTTCAAAGCAATAGTCCGATTACTATTTTTAAACGTCTATTCAACACCTATAAAAATGCGATGGTCTATTGTTGGTACCATCCTAAAGTAGGCCTTTGGATTGGAGCCACACCAGAATTATTGTTTAAAGTGGAAGGCAAACAATTGACCACCATTTCTTTGGCAGGAACACAACCATATAGACGAATCTCTAAACCGACTTGGACTCATAAAGAGTTTGAAGAACAACAGATTGTAACGAATTATATTACGGAGCAGATCAAACCGTACACGAAACAAATTAACGTTTCTGACGTTGAAACGGTTAGAGCAGGTAGTCTTTTACATCTTAAAACTAGAGTAATTAGCCTAATTAAGGATAACTCAGAATTAAAATCAATCATAGAAGCCTTACATCCGACTCCAGCTGTTTGTGGGTTTCCTAAAGCCGAAGCTAAGGCGTTCATCCTTCAACACGAAAGCTATAACCGCGAGTATTACACCGGTTTTTTAGGCGAATTGAATCTCACGCAAGTCAAAACTAGAAATAACAACAGACGCAATGTGGAAAACAATGCCTACTCGGTGGTAAAAACGCAGTCTAACTTTTATGTGAATTTGCGTTGTATGCAACTTAAAGATAATACAGCAAACATTTATGTTGGTGGCGGAATTACAAAAGATTCCAACCCAGAAAGAGAATGGGAGGAAACCGTTAATAAATCTGCAACTATAAACGCTGTGCTTAGTTAA
- a CDS encoding S41 family peptidase, whose product MKIFALLVSIFTCFTFQVTLAQNSDNLWFRNTAISPNGQEIAFTYNADIYVVSATGGKARRLTAHSAYDTKPVWSHDGSKIAFSSNRHGNFDIFVMHLNGHNLKRLTYHSADDWASDFSQNDTAVWFNSIRLDDANSLLFHDLGELYSVPLNAEMPTQLLSIPAYKARNNANGAILFEEIKGYEDQWRKHHTSSVTRDIWIKKEIGTFEKLSSFNGEDRNPVFGPGDTIYYLSEKYGTMNVIQSSLSSPNETTQISDFTMHPVRHLSVSNTNILCFNFNGQIYTQQPKASPKLITVDVSGDTSLLQNELLFVNDDVEEMVPSPNGKELLFIYRGDIFATSVDGSLTRRITNTPEQERHIDISSDGRTIVYASERNNSWNLYTQTLPNKDEKYFTIALELKEGILLENDAETFQPKFSPNGEVVGYLEDRTKLKTINLKSKEITSIHNGEKHFSYADGDQDFEWSPDGKWFAVTFYPDRYWVGEIGIISASGDQKLVNVSKSGFSDFNPKWSKDGSILYWASDRSGMHSVAKTGPSESDIYGVFLTQMAYDKFKLKKDEFELLNDDEKEDNDKDDDSKKKKNEEKEKKAEKVIQPITIDFDNLSKRKEKLTLFSTRLSSALLSKDLKKLYYLGSSDSKADLWTLDLRTKEIKSLGKFGNGGRIAFDDDQEKLFVLSGGKISKVEIKTGKKEAVGIDSEMAFDLSSEREYLMDHVSRQVKKKFLDPNLHGVPWDTLTANYKKFVPYLNNDFDFKDILGELLGELNASHTGARFKNEDKKGDQTASLGIFYDTNHKGNGLKILEIMNGSPLIQSDKKVVSGTIIEAIDGIEITESMNFYSALNRKAGNSIIISYFNPEIKSRWKERVKPISLRAEEELYYQRWIETNRKLVHKLSDGKLGYMHVRNMNDGSYREFLEEVMGEEVNKKALVVDTRFNGGGDLVDDLTTFLSGKKYMEFRSGGKVVGTESQRRWTKPSIMLIGESNYSDAHCTPAAYKDLKIGKLVGMPVPGTCSFVWWEQIQNGIVFGIPNMQVTDIAGDVLENKQLEPDIKIKNGFDNITNGKDQQIEAAVTELLKQLN is encoded by the coding sequence ATGAAAATTTTTGCGCTTCTCGTTTCCATCTTTACATGCTTTACTTTTCAAGTCACTCTTGCACAAAACAGCGATAATTTATGGTTTAGAAACACCGCCATTTCTCCAAATGGTCAGGAGATTGCATTTACCTATAATGCTGATATTTATGTCGTTTCAGCTACAGGTGGAAAAGCTAGACGTCTCACAGCTCACAGTGCTTACGACACTAAACCTGTTTGGTCACACGATGGATCCAAAATTGCGTTTTCATCTAACAGACACGGCAATTTTGACATTTTTGTTATGCACCTAAACGGTCACAATTTAAAGCGATTAACCTACCATTCTGCAGATGATTGGGCTTCGGATTTCTCACAAAACGACACTGCGGTTTGGTTCAATTCTATACGTTTAGATGACGCTAATTCGCTCCTTTTTCATGATTTAGGGGAATTGTACAGTGTGCCATTAAATGCTGAAATGCCAACACAATTATTGAGCATTCCTGCTTACAAAGCTAGAAATAATGCTAATGGAGCTATTCTCTTCGAAGAAATAAAAGGCTACGAAGATCAATGGAGAAAGCATCACACTTCTTCTGTAACAAGAGATATATGGATTAAAAAAGAGATTGGAACATTCGAAAAATTATCCAGCTTTAATGGTGAAGATAGAAATCCTGTTTTTGGTCCTGGTGATACTATATACTATTTGTCTGAAAAATACGGAACTATGAATGTCATTCAATCATCGCTTTCCAGTCCCAATGAAACGACTCAAATTTCAGACTTTACAATGCATCCCGTACGCCATTTATCGGTTTCAAACACAAATATCCTTTGCTTTAATTTTAACGGTCAGATTTATACACAACAACCAAAAGCCTCGCCAAAATTAATTACTGTTGATGTTTCTGGAGACACATCGCTATTGCAAAACGAATTGCTTTTTGTGAACGACGATGTGGAAGAAATGGTACCCTCTCCCAACGGAAAGGAATTGCTCTTTATATATCGAGGTGATATTTTTGCAACTTCTGTAGATGGTAGTTTAACGAGGCGAATAACCAACACTCCTGAGCAAGAAAGACATATCGATATCAGCTCAGATGGTCGCACCATTGTGTATGCTAGTGAACGCAACAACAGTTGGAATCTTTATACCCAAACTTTGCCTAATAAAGATGAAAAATATTTTACCATCGCCTTAGAACTCAAAGAAGGGATTTTACTAGAAAATGACGCCGAAACCTTCCAACCTAAATTTTCTCCAAATGGTGAAGTTGTTGGTTACTTAGAAGACCGTACCAAGCTTAAAACCATAAATTTAAAATCAAAAGAAATCACAAGTATTCACAATGGAGAAAAGCATTTTTCCTATGCTGATGGTGATCAAGATTTTGAATGGAGTCCTGATGGAAAATGGTTTGCCGTTACCTTTTATCCAGATCGTTATTGGGTGGGCGAAATAGGCATAATTAGTGCCAGTGGTGACCAAAAATTAGTGAATGTCTCTAAAAGCGGTTTTAGTGATTTCAACCCAAAATGGTCTAAAGATGGCAGCATTTTATACTGGGCTTCAGACCGAAGTGGCATGCACAGTGTCGCTAAAACGGGTCCTTCTGAAAGTGATATCTACGGCGTATTTTTAACGCAAATGGCCTATGATAAATTCAAGCTTAAGAAAGATGAATTTGAATTATTAAATGACGACGAAAAAGAAGACAATGACAAAGATGACGATTCAAAAAAGAAAAAAAACGAGGAGAAAGAAAAGAAAGCAGAAAAAGTAATACAACCGATTACGATTGACTTTGATAATCTTAGCAAGCGAAAAGAAAAACTTACCTTATTCTCTACACGTTTATCTTCTGCCCTTTTATCCAAAGATCTTAAAAAGCTTTACTATTTGGGCAGTTCAGACAGTAAAGCCGATTTATGGACACTGGATTTAAGAACCAAAGAAATAAAATCTCTTGGTAAATTCGGAAATGGAGGACGAATAGCTTTTGACGATGATCAGGAGAAGCTCTTTGTTCTAAGTGGTGGGAAAATTTCTAAAGTAGAGATTAAAACGGGTAAGAAGGAAGCTGTTGGTATTGATTCTGAAATGGCATTCGATTTATCTTCTGAGCGCGAATACTTAATGGATCACGTATCGCGGCAAGTGAAAAAGAAATTCTTAGACCCAAATCTGCACGGCGTACCTTGGGATACACTAACGGCCAACTACAAAAAATTTGTGCCTTACCTAAATAACGACTTCGACTTTAAAGATATTTTAGGTGAACTTTTGGGTGAATTAAACGCATCGCATACAGGAGCACGTTTTAAAAATGAAGATAAAAAAGGAGACCAGACCGCATCATTAGGCATATTCTACGACACTAACCATAAAGGAAACGGACTAAAAATTCTAGAAATTATGAATGGTAGTCCATTGATTCAAAGCGATAAGAAAGTGGTTTCGGGCACCATTATCGAAGCGATTGATGGAATCGAGATAACGGAGAGTATGAACTTTTACAGCGCCTTAAATCGCAAAGCTGGTAATTCAATTATAATTTCTTACTTCAACCCTGAAATCAAATCCAGATGGAAAGAACGTGTAAAGCCAATTTCTTTACGCGCAGAAGAGGAATTGTATTACCAACGTTGGATAGAAACCAATAGAAAATTAGTGCATAAATTATCGGACGGCAAATTGGGTTATATGCACGTCAGAAATATGAATGATGGTAGTTATCGTGAATTTTTAGAAGAGGTAATGGGCGAAGAAGTCAACAAAAAAGCACTGGTTGTAGATACACGATTTAATGGTGGAGGTGATTTAGTGGATGATTTAACCACATTTTTAAGTGGTAAAAAGTATATGGAATTTAGATCAGGCGGCAAAGTGGTTGGTACCGAATCGCAACGTCGATGGACCAAGCCGAGTATTATGCTTATTGGAGAATCCAATTATTCAGATGCGCATTGTACACCTGCTGCTTATAAGGATTTAAAGATCGGCAAATTAGTGGGCATGCCTGTACCTGGCACTTGCAGTTTTGTATGGTGGGAACAAATCCAAAACGGTATTGTTTTCGGCATTCCTAATATGCAAGTGACTGATATCGCTGGAGATGTTTTAGAAAACAAACAACTAGAACCAGACATTAAGATTAAAAATGGTTTTGACAATATTACTAACGGTAAAGACCAACAAATTGAAGCCGCTGTTACCGAACTATTAAAGCAACTTAACTAA
- a CDS encoding NAD(P)H-dependent flavin oxidoreductase, with protein MQTKLTQLLNIKYPIIQAPMFLVSNVAMVTEAMKAGIAGCIPALNYRTIEELRAAIKELKANKVEGGSFGFNLIVNKSNFKYKEQLEAICEEGCDFIITSLGSPEETIQQAHAVGIKVFCDVTDLRFAKKVEDLGADAAIAVNNEAGGHRGNLSPEELTNLLNKELDIPVISAGGVGRKADIDKMLSYGAAGVSVGSPFIASIEAGVTDEYKQACVDYGEKDIVMTERISGTPCTVINTPYVQKIGTKATWIENLLNKNKTLKKWVKMIRFSIGMKATEKAAKKATYKTVWVAGPSIEYTKEILTVKAIVDKLIH; from the coding sequence ATGCAAACCAAACTAACACAACTCCTTAATATCAAATACCCAATCATCCAAGCACCAATGTTTTTGGTCTCTAACGTTGCCATGGTAACAGAAGCCATGAAAGCAGGTATAGCAGGCTGTATTCCGGCATTAAACTACAGAACAATTGAAGAATTAAGAGCAGCTATAAAAGAATTAAAGGCTAATAAAGTTGAAGGCGGATCTTTTGGATTCAATTTAATTGTGAATAAATCCAATTTTAAATACAAAGAACAATTGGAAGCGATATGTGAAGAAGGCTGCGATTTCATTATTACATCTTTGGGAAGTCCTGAAGAAACGATACAGCAAGCACATGCCGTTGGTATAAAAGTGTTTTGCGATGTTACGGATTTGAGATTTGCCAAAAAAGTAGAAGATTTGGGAGCAGATGCAGCGATTGCCGTAAATAATGAGGCTGGTGGCCACAGGGGAAATTTATCTCCAGAAGAATTAACGAATCTTTTAAATAAGGAATTGGATATTCCAGTAATCTCTGCTGGAGGTGTAGGTCGTAAGGCAGACATTGATAAGATGTTGAGTTATGGAGCAGCTGGCGTTTCGGTCGGAAGTCCTTTTATTGCTTCGATTGAAGCTGGAGTGACCGATGAGTATAAACAAGCTTGTGTCGATTATGGCGAAAAAGATATTGTCATGACCGAACGTATTTCAGGGACGCCATGTACGGTGATCAATACACCTTATGTTCAAAAAATAGGTACTAAAGCAACGTGGATCGAAAACCTATTGAACAAAAATAAAACCTTAAAAAAATGGGTAAAAATGATCCGTTTTTCAATAGGAATGAAGGCCACGGAAAAAGCGGCCAAAAAAGCGACTTACAAAACCGTTTGGGTTGCTGGTCCTAGTATTGAGTATACCAAAGAAATCCTTACAGTCAAAGCGATTGTAGATAAATTGATACACTAG
- a CDS encoding YiiX/YebB-like N1pC/P60 family cysteine hydrolase has protein sequence MKSISYFLIVILSVSCRNTSDIKSGDIVFRGALHSELSEAINEVTQTSKSTNYTHMGICDVEDGTVFVYHSDLGKGVVKEPLDLFIGAEDSVSQILDLYRIKNMAPKQIEDAITKAKSLVGNSYNTTYILEDEGYYCSEYIYEIFKKDSVFELEAMTFKNAETNSFHKGWIEHYENLGIAIPEGKLGCNPNGMANSKTIEFIKSLN, from the coding sequence TTGAAGTCAATTTCGTATTTTCTTATCGTAATTCTATCTGTTTCTTGCAGAAACACATCAGATATTAAGTCTGGTGATATTGTTTTTAGAGGCGCACTTCATAGTGAGCTATCTGAAGCTATAAATGAGGTCACTCAAACTTCGAAGTCAACAAATTATACACATATGGGAATTTGTGATGTTGAAGACGGAACTGTTTTTGTGTATCATTCAGATTTGGGGAAAGGGGTTGTAAAAGAACCATTAGATTTGTTCATTGGAGCTGAAGATTCTGTAAGTCAAATTTTAGATTTATATCGTATCAAAAACATGGCTCCAAAACAAATAGAAGATGCAATTACGAAGGCAAAATCCTTAGTTGGTAACTCATATAATACCACATATATTTTAGAAGATGAAGGTTATTATTGTTCTGAATACATCTATGAAATTTTTAAGAAGGATTCTGTGTTTGAGTTAGAAGCGATGACGTTTAAAAATGCAGAAACAAATAGCTTTCATAAGGGATGGATTGAACATTACGAAAATTTAGGTATAGCAATTCCAGAAGGGAAACTAGGGTGCAATCCAAATGGTATGGCGAATAGTAAAACCATAGAATTTATAAAAAGTTTAAACTAA
- a CDS encoding YtxH domain-containing protein produces the protein MIHKGTLVLGTLLGAAAGVLLAPDKGSVTRAKLKKEGKDIKDQLTSDFAEVKEDLTKAASSGKEKFKQDLEDFTSKSSHKTEQAITFIEKQLAILKEKNKTLQKTS, from the coding sequence ATGATTCATAAAGGAACATTAGTATTAGGCACTTTATTAGGTGCAGCAGCAGGCGTGTTATTAGCACCAGACAAAGGAAGTGTTACAAGAGCCAAGCTTAAGAAAGAAGGTAAAGACATCAAAGATCAATTAACTTCAGATTTTGCAGAAGTAAAAGAGGATTTAACTAAAGCAGCAAGTTCTGGTAAAGAAAAGTTTAAGCAAGATTTGGAGGACTTTACCTCAAAATCAAGTCACAAAACAGAACAAGCGATAACGTTTATCGAAAAACAATTAGCGATTCTAAAGGAGAAGAATAAAACACTTCAAAAAACAAGTTAA
- a CDS encoding PaaI family thioesterase yields MQLSKEVVLAKANAASKNTLMETLSIEIVDFGDDFLVARMPVTSKVHQPDGVLHGGATAALAESVGSFASHIFIDTEKFFVRGLEITANHLKSISEGYVYAKATFLHKGRTTQLLDIRVTDEADNLISICRLSTISLPKKS; encoded by the coding sequence ATGCAATTATCTAAGGAAGTCGTTTTGGCAAAAGCCAATGCCGCAAGTAAAAATACATTGATGGAAACTTTAAGTATAGAAATTGTGGATTTTGGCGATGACTTTTTGGTGGCAAGAATGCCTGTAACCTCAAAAGTACACCAACCAGATGGCGTTTTGCATGGCGGAGCAACAGCAGCATTAGCTGAAAGTGTCGGGAGTTTTGCATCGCATATTTTTATAGATACGGAAAAGTTTTTTGTTCGCGGATTAGAAATTACAGCGAACCATTTAAAGAGTATTAGTGAAGGTTATGTTTATGCAAAAGCCACATTTTTGCACAAAGGAAGAACGACACAACTTCTGGATATTAGAGTAACGGACGAAGCTGACAATCTAATTTCAATTTGTCGTTTATCGACCATTTCACTTCCAAAAAAATCATAG
- a CDS encoding YciI family protein yields MKQFMMIFTGADYTDLGLSPDELQNRMGKWFAWGNKMEQAGILRGGEALHPEIRRIVGKNRTVTDLTSAEVKEIVGGYYTVEAKDFDAVEKIAQDYPDYDLGGTLEIREIMVFDR; encoded by the coding sequence ATGAAACAATTTATGATGATTTTCACGGGAGCTGATTACACTGATTTAGGGTTGTCGCCAGACGAGCTTCAAAACCGAATGGGAAAATGGTTTGCTTGGGGTAACAAAATGGAGCAAGCAGGAATTTTGCGCGGAGGTGAAGCGTTACATCCAGAAATAAGGCGTATCGTTGGAAAAAACAGAACAGTGACCGATTTAACTTCTGCAGAGGTAAAGGAAATTGTAGGCGGTTATTATACCGTAGAAGCCAAAGATTTTGATGCGGTTGAAAAAATAGCTCAAGATTATCCTGATTACGATTTAGGAGGCACTTTAGAGATTCGTGAAATCATGGTATTTGATCGTTAA
- a CDS encoding alpha/beta hydrolase codes for MNSEEKEIIYTTSNSYSTLNTLTERTKTVWVVFHGMGYLSRYFLRYFKGLNAEENYIIAPQAPSKYYIQPKMHVGANWLTRDKTEIGMKNILNYFDAVFEAEKIPDHINLIVFGYSQGVSVAMRYLAKRQLQCSQLVLHSGGIPKELTTKDFEYVSEATKVKMIYGTEDEYLDDNRIQLESEKAESLFGKQLIVMPFEGKHVVNVDFINDLV; via the coding sequence ATGAATTCAGAAGAGAAAGAAATCATATATACGACTAGTAACTCCTACTCTACTTTAAATACACTTACGGAACGCACCAAAACGGTTTGGGTCGTTTTTCATGGTATGGGTTATTTAAGTCGCTATTTTCTCAGATATTTTAAGGGTTTGAATGCTGAAGAAAATTACATCATTGCACCTCAAGCGCCGAGTAAATACTACATTCAACCCAAAATGCACGTTGGTGCTAATTGGTTAACTCGCGATAAGACTGAAATTGGAATGAAAAACATCCTCAATTATTTTGACGCTGTTTTTGAAGCTGAAAAGATTCCCGATCATATCAATCTGATCGTTTTTGGCTATTCCCAAGGGGTGAGCGTAGCCATGCGTTATTTGGCGAAACGACAATTACAATGCAGTCAATTGGTACTGCATTCTGGTGGCATTCCTAAAGAATTAACTACCAAAGATTTTGAGTATGTATCAGAAGCTACCAAAGTAAAAATGATTTATGGTACCGAAGATGAGTATTTGGATGACAATAGAATTCAATTGGAATCTGAAAAGGCTGAATCGCTCTTTGGTAAACAATTGATTGTGATGCCATTTGAAGGCAAACATGTGGTCAACGTGGATTTTATAAATGATTTGGTTTAG